A portion of the Pseudomonas sp. GR 6-02 genome contains these proteins:
- a CDS encoding hydrolase, whose protein sequence is MSHLPERFTPAFTPAYGLGNPHLQTLWGPLWRKTTHIERERERLWLEDGDFLDLDWHGPHSANAPLVLVLHGLTGSSNSPYVAGMQKALGAQGWASVALNWRGCSGEPNLLPRSYHSGASEDLAETIRHLRTQRPLAPLYAVGYSMGGNVLLKHLGETGSNSGVLGAVAVSVPFRLDHCADRISQGFSQFYQAHFMREMVAYIKNKQRRFQHEGHEDGLAALEALGSLENLRTFWDFDGRVTAPLNGFADAADYYRRASSRYFLGEIRTPTLIIQAADDPFVFPHSLPQADELSASTQFELQAKGGHVGFVEGSFRQPGYYLERRIPQWLAATGRK, encoded by the coding sequence GTGTCCCATCTGCCAGAACGTTTCACCCCTGCCTTCACGCCCGCCTACGGCCTGGGTAATCCGCACTTACAAACCTTGTGGGGACCGCTATGGCGCAAAACCACACATATCGAGCGTGAGCGCGAGCGATTGTGGCTTGAAGATGGCGATTTCCTTGACCTGGACTGGCACGGCCCACACAGCGCGAATGCACCGTTGGTGCTGGTATTGCATGGCCTGACCGGCTCGTCGAATTCGCCTTATGTGGCCGGCATGCAGAAAGCGCTGGGTGCCCAGGGTTGGGCCAGCGTCGCGTTGAACTGGCGAGGTTGCTCCGGCGAGCCCAATCTGTTGCCGCGCAGCTACCATTCCGGGGCCAGTGAAGACTTGGCCGAAACCATCAGGCACCTGCGCACCCAACGCCCCCTCGCGCCGCTGTATGCGGTCGGTTATTCCATGGGCGGTAACGTGTTGCTCAAGCATCTGGGTGAAACCGGCAGCAACAGCGGTGTACTCGGTGCGGTGGCAGTGTCGGTGCCGTTTCGCCTCGATCACTGTGCCGATCGTATCAGCCAGGGTTTTTCCCAGTTCTACCAAGCGCATTTCATGCGAGAGATGGTCGCCTACATCAAGAACAAGCAACGCAGATTCCAGCATGAGGGACATGAGGATGGCCTGGCGGCATTGGAGGCTCTGGGCTCTTTGGAGAACTTGCGCACCTTCTGGGATTTCGACGGCCGGGTCACCGCACCGCTCAATGGTTTCGCCGATGCCGCGGATTACTATCGTCGCGCTTCGAGTCGTTATTTCCTTGGAGAGATTCGCACGCCGACCCTGATTATCCAGGCGGCTGACGATCCGTTTGTGTTTCCGCATAGCCTGCCGCAAGCCGACGAATTGTCCGCCAGCACTCAATTCGAGCTGCAGGCCAAGGGCGGGCATGTCGGTTTCGTCGAGGGTTCGTTCAGGCAACCGGGTTACTACCTGGAACGGCGCATTCCCCAATGGCTGGCCGCCACAGGACGCAAGTAA
- a CDS encoding AraC family transcriptional regulator, whose amino-acid sequence MEVDQGESIHFWQTAPLAGVELLSARYIEHRFAPHVHDGYVIGMIMAGAQRYRYRGAEHLAGSGTLVLINPDELHTGHKGTEDGWLYRAFYPDSGQILSLLEELELPSDTLPVFGATLYRDPDLVRGFCQLHRLLESPSTALQQQTVWREMMLSLLQRHAAVPIVGKPGKEHRAVTLAKERLQSQLAAPPSLEELAATVNLSPFHFARVFRRATGMPPHSWLMQQRIARARALLQDGCLPLEVATQLGFADQSHLSRQFKQVYGVGPGAYRSARQLPG is encoded by the coding sequence GTGGAAGTCGATCAGGGCGAGTCGATCCACTTCTGGCAAACGGCACCGCTGGCCGGGGTCGAGTTGTTGTCTGCGCGCTACATCGAACACCGTTTCGCCCCGCATGTGCATGACGGCTATGTGATCGGCATGATCATGGCCGGCGCCCAGCGTTATCGCTATCGCGGTGCCGAGCATCTGGCGGGCAGCGGCACGCTGGTGCTGATCAATCCGGACGAACTGCACACCGGCCACAAAGGTACGGAAGACGGTTGGTTGTACCGGGCGTTTTATCCCGACAGCGGGCAAATTCTCTCGCTGCTGGAAGAGCTTGAACTGCCGAGCGACACCTTGCCGGTGTTTGGCGCCACGCTGTACCGCGACCCGGATCTGGTGAGGGGGTTCTGCCAACTGCATCGACTGCTGGAAAGTCCGTCCACGGCCCTGCAGCAGCAAACGGTCTGGCGGGAAATGATGTTGTCGCTGTTGCAACGCCACGCAGCCGTCCCGATCGTCGGCAAACCCGGCAAGGAACACCGCGCGGTGACCTTGGCCAAAGAACGGCTGCAATCGCAATTGGCGGCGCCGCCCTCGCTGGAAGAACTGGCGGCGACGGTGAACCTGTCCCCCTTCCACTTCGCCCGGGTGTTCCGCCGCGCCACCGGCATGCCGCCGCACTCTTGGCTGATGCAGCAGCGTATCGCTCGGGCACGGGCGTTGTTACAGGACGGCTGCCTGCCGCTGGAAGTCGCGACGCAACTGGGTTTTGCCGACCAGAGCCATCTGAGCCGGCAATTCAAGCAGGTTTATGGCGTTGGACCGGGGGCGTATCGCAGCGCGCGGCAGTTACCCGGTTGA
- a CDS encoding sulfurtransferase: MPIAQLISPQALDLKKETPGLVILDCRFALEDPDYGQRSYAEGHIAGSSFADLERDLSGAVVKGVTGRHPLPEPEKLIERLQAWGINADSEVVLYDDGPGACAARAWWLLAWLGKRDGVFILDGGLKAWHAAGLPLSLDPPSINRGTFTGTPDASLVLSAKQLQKRLGQPALTLLDARAMPRFKGEVEPIDPIAGHIPGAQCAAFTENLGSDGRFLPADQLKQRFAAKLGDRSPTELVAYCGSGVTACHNLFALCLAGYPLGALYAGSWSEWINDPARGVATGE; the protein is encoded by the coding sequence ATGCCCATTGCGCAACTGATCAGCCCGCAAGCGTTGGACCTGAAAAAGGAGACCCCGGGGCTGGTGATTCTGGATTGTCGTTTTGCCCTCGAAGACCCGGATTATGGTCAGCGCAGTTATGCCGAAGGGCATATTGCCGGGTCGAGTTTTGCCGATCTCGAGCGTGATCTGAGCGGGGCGGTGGTCAAGGGGGTTACCGGGCGTCATCCGTTGCCTGAACCCGAAAAGCTGATCGAGCGCCTGCAAGCCTGGGGCATCAATGCCGACAGCGAAGTGGTTTTGTACGATGACGGTCCTGGCGCCTGCGCGGCGCGGGCCTGGTGGTTGCTGGCCTGGCTGGGCAAGCGCGACGGTGTGTTCATTCTCGATGGCGGGCTGAAAGCCTGGCATGCCGCCGGATTACCCCTGAGTCTTGATCCGCCGTCGATCAATCGCGGCACCTTCACCGGGACGCCGGATGCTTCGCTGGTGCTCAGCGCCAAACAGCTCCAGAAACGTCTCGGCCAGCCCGCGTTGACCTTGCTCGACGCCCGCGCCATGCCGCGCTTCAAGGGCGAAGTGGAACCGATCGATCCGATTGCCGGGCACATCCCCGGCGCACAATGCGCAGCGTTCACCGAAAACCTGGGCAGCGACGGACGTTTTCTGCCCGCCGATCAGCTCAAGCAGCGGTTTGCCGCGAAGCTCGGTGATCGTTCGCCGACGGAGCTGGTCGCGTATTGCGGTTCCGGCGTGACGGCCTGCCACAACCTGTTCGCCCTGTGCCTGGCGGGTTATCCGTTGGGGGCGTTGTATGCCGGTTCGTGGAGCGAGTGGATCAACGACCCCGCGCGAGGCGTCGCCACCGGCGAGTAA
- a CDS encoding TetR/AcrR family transcriptional regulator has product MAPRIKTSERIVQNSLELFNQQGERSISTNHIAAHMEISPGNLYYHFPNKQAIIAVLFSEYESLVDSFLRPPQGRATTVEDKRFYLKELLAAMWRYRFLHRDLEHLLDSDPELAARYRRFSQRCLIQGTAIYEGFVAAGILNMDKVQIESLTLNAWIILTSWVRFLCTTRENSNHLSEQAIKRGVYQVLVLEAGFVTDQSRDAVNALFDEFYVPLAQALEEVH; this is encoded by the coding sequence ATGGCCCCTCGGATCAAAACCAGCGAGCGCATCGTGCAGAACAGCCTGGAGCTGTTCAATCAGCAGGGCGAGCGCAGCATCAGCACCAACCACATTGCTGCCCACATGGAGATTTCTCCGGGCAACCTGTACTACCACTTCCCCAACAAGCAGGCGATCATCGCTGTGCTGTTCAGTGAGTACGAAAGCCTGGTGGACAGCTTCCTGCGCCCACCCCAGGGCCGCGCCACGACGGTCGAAGACAAGCGCTTCTACCTCAAGGAATTGCTCGCCGCCATGTGGCGTTACCGTTTTTTGCATCGCGACCTCGAGCACTTGCTCGACAGCGATCCCGAGCTGGCCGCCCGTTACCGGCGCTTTTCCCAGCGCTGCCTGATCCAGGGCACCGCCATTTACGAAGGGTTCGTCGCCGCTGGCATCCTGAACATGGATAAGGTTCAGATCGAGTCCCTGACGCTGAACGCCTGGATCATCCTCACGTCGTGGGTGCGGTTTCTGTGCACCACGCGGGAAAACTCCAACCACTTGAGCGAACAGGCTATTAAGCGCGGCGTGTATCAGGTGTTGGTGCTTGAGGCCGGGTTCGTCACCGATCAATCGCGCGACGCGGTAAATGCGCTGTTCGACGAATTTTACGTGCCACTGGCCCAGGCGCTGGAAGAAGTGCATTAG
- a CDS encoding coniferyl aldehyde dehydrogenase translates to MPADIAYLKNLQQPLDELQTLFDAQRAAYTGNPMPPAAQRQQWLKALRDLLSNERQALIDAISQDFSHRSADETLLAELMPSLQGIHYASQHLKSWMKASRRKVGIAFQPASAKVVYQPLGVVGVIVPWNYPLYLAIGPLVGALSAGNRVMLKLSESTPATGLLLKELLGRIFPQDLVCVVLGEADIGVAFSRLRFDHLLFTGATSIGKHVMRAAAENLTPVTLELGGKSPAIVSRDVPLKDAAERIAFGKTLNAGQTCVAPDYVLVPEDRVGSFVEAYRQAVRGFYPTLADNPDYTAIINDRQLARLNGYLSDATSKGALLIPLFDQGQGRRMGHSLLLNVSDDMTVMQDEIFGPLLPIVPYKDLDEAFAYINQRPRPLALYYFGYDKREQNRVLQETHSGGVCLNDTLLHVAQDDMPFGGIGASGMGHYHGHEGFLTFSKAKGVLIKQRFNAAKLIYPPYGKAIQKLIQKLFVR, encoded by the coding sequence ATGCCTGCTGACATCGCCTACCTGAAGAACTTGCAGCAGCCTCTGGACGAGCTCCAAACCCTGTTCGATGCTCAACGCGCTGCGTATACAGGCAACCCGATGCCGCCGGCAGCTCAGCGCCAACAATGGCTAAAGGCATTGCGGGACCTGTTGAGCAATGAGCGCCAGGCCTTGATCGACGCCATCAGCCAGGATTTCAGCCACCGCAGCGCCGACGAAACCTTGCTCGCCGAATTGATGCCCAGTCTGCAGGGTATTCACTACGCCAGCCAACACCTCAAAAGCTGGATGAAGGCCTCGCGGCGTAAAGTCGGCATCGCCTTTCAACCCGCCTCGGCCAAAGTCGTTTATCAACCGCTGGGCGTAGTCGGGGTGATCGTGCCGTGGAACTACCCGTTGTATCTGGCCATCGGGCCACTGGTGGGGGCGCTGTCGGCGGGTAACCGGGTGATGCTCAAACTCAGCGAATCGACCCCCGCCACCGGTTTGCTGCTCAAGGAATTGCTGGGGCGGATATTCCCTCAAGACCTGGTCTGCGTGGTGCTCGGCGAGGCCGACATCGGCGTGGCGTTCTCCCGGTTGCGCTTCGATCACCTGCTGTTCACCGGCGCCACCAGCATCGGCAAACACGTGATGCGCGCAGCCGCCGAGAACCTGACTCCAGTGACCCTCGAACTGGGCGGCAAGTCCCCGGCCATCGTTTCCCGCGATGTGCCGCTCAAGGATGCCGCCGAACGCATCGCTTTCGGCAAGACCCTCAACGCCGGGCAAACCTGTGTCGCCCCGGACTACGTGCTGGTGCCGGAAGACCGCGTCGGCTCCTTCGTCGAAGCCTATCGCCAGGCAGTTCGCGGGTTTTATCCGACCCTGGCCGACAATCCGGACTACACCGCCATCATCAATGACCGACAACTGGCGCGGCTCAACGGCTACCTCAGCGACGCCACCAGCAAGGGCGCGCTGCTGATTCCGCTGTTCGATCAGGGCCAGGGCCGGCGCATGGGTCATAGCCTGCTGCTCAACGTCAGTGACGATATGACGGTGATGCAGGACGAAATCTTCGGCCCGCTGCTGCCAATCGTGCCGTACAAGGACCTCGATGAAGCGTTTGCCTACATCAACCAACGGCCTCGTCCGCTGGCGCTGTATTACTTCGGCTACGACAAGCGCGAGCAAAACCGCGTTCTCCAGGAAACCCATTCCGGCGGCGTATGCCTCAATGACACCTTGCTGCACGTTGCCCAGGATGACATGCCGTTCGGCGGCATCGGTGCCTCGGGCATGGGCCACTACCACGGCCACGAAGGTTTTCTGACCTTCAGCAAGGCCAAGGGTGTGCTGATCAAACAGCGCTTCAACGCGGCGAAGCTGATCTATCCACCGTATGGCAAAGCCATTCAGAAACTGATCCAGAAGCTGTTTGTCCGCTAA
- a CDS encoding GMC family oxidoreductase codes for MPVPDPFREGLARGWKTYNGSQLPQDLTLEADVAIIGSGAGGGTTAEILSAAGYKVLLIEEGPLKTSSDFKMLEDQAYTSLYQEGIGRMSKDGAITILQGRAVGGTTLINWTSSFRTPDQTLEHWAKEHDVVGHTPAEMAPWFEKMEQRLGVAPWLVPPNANNDVIRKGCEKLGYAWHVIPRNVRGCWNIGYCGMGCPTNAKQSMLVTTIPATLEKGGELLYLARAEKLSIKDARVTGLHCVAMDERCVAPTGRTITVKARHYVLAGGGINSPALLLRSEAPDPHERLGKRTFLHLVNMSAGLFDEVINPFYGAPQSIYSDHFQWQDGITGKMSYKLEVPPLHPALATTLLGGFGTENARHMENLPHTHAMLALLRDGFHPDSSGGSVELRSDGTPVLDYQVSSYAWDGLRRAFHSMAEIQFAGGANAVMPMHADARYVRTLTEARALIDGLSLELYRTRLGSAHVMGGCAMGEDPKNAVTDSLGRHHQLHNLSIHDGSLFPTSIGANPQLSVYGLTAQLANSLAQRLKNP; via the coding sequence ATGCCCGTACCCGATCCGTTTCGCGAAGGCCTGGCCCGTGGCTGGAAAACCTATAACGGTTCGCAATTGCCCCAGGACCTGACCCTCGAAGCGGATGTGGCGATCATCGGCAGCGGTGCCGGCGGCGGAACCACCGCCGAAATCCTCAGCGCCGCAGGCTACAAGGTCTTGCTCATCGAAGAAGGCCCACTCAAGACCAGCAGCGACTTCAAGATGCTCGAAGATCAGGCCTACACCAGCCTCTATCAGGAAGGCATCGGGCGCATGAGCAAGGACGGTGCGATCACCATCCTCCAGGGCCGGGCGGTGGGCGGTACCACGCTGATCAACTGGACTTCGAGCTTTCGCACCCCGGATCAGACGCTCGAACACTGGGCCAAAGAACATGACGTCGTAGGCCACACACCGGCCGAGATGGCGCCCTGGTTCGAGAAAATGGAACAACGCCTGGGCGTCGCCCCGTGGCTAGTGCCGCCCAACGCCAACAACGACGTCATCCGCAAAGGCTGCGAAAAACTCGGCTACGCCTGGCATGTGATCCCGCGCAACGTGCGCGGCTGCTGGAACATCGGCTACTGCGGCATGGGTTGCCCGACCAACGCCAAACAATCGATGCTGGTCACGACCATCCCGGCGACCCTGGAAAAAGGTGGCGAGCTGCTCTATCTGGCCCGCGCTGAAAAGTTGTCGATCAAGGACGCCAGGGTCACGGGTCTGCACTGTGTGGCGATGGATGAGCGTTGCGTTGCCCCTACCGGACGCACAATCACGGTCAAGGCACGGCATTACGTGCTGGCCGGCGGCGGGATCAACAGCCCGGCGCTGCTATTGCGTTCAGAGGCGCCGGATCCCCATGAGCGACTGGGAAAACGGACGTTCCTGCATTTGGTCAACATGTCCGCCGGGCTGTTCGACGAGGTGATCAACCCGTTCTACGGCGCGCCGCAGTCGATTTATTCCGACCATTTCCAGTGGCAGGACGGCATCACCGGCAAGATGTCCTACAAATTGGAGGTCCCACCGCTGCACCCGGCGCTGGCCACCACCCTGCTCGGTGGCTTCGGCACGGAAAACGCCCGGCACATGGAAAACCTTCCGCATACCCACGCCATGCTGGCATTGCTGCGAGACGGCTTTCACCCGGACAGCTCCGGCGGCAGTGTCGAATTACGCAGTGACGGCACGCCGGTGCTCGACTATCAGGTTTCATCGTATGCCTGGGACGGGTTGCGTCGGGCGTTCCATAGCATGGCCGAGATCCAGTTCGCCGGTGGCGCCAACGCCGTGATGCCGATGCATGCCGACGCCCGTTACGTCAGAACCCTCACCGAAGCGCGTGCCTTGATCGATGGATTGAGCCTTGAGCTGTATCGCACGCGCCTGGGCAGTGCTCATGTAATGGGCGGTTGTGCCATGGGTGAAGACCCGAAAAACGCCGTGACCGATAGCCTCGGCCGACATCACCAACTGCACAATCTATCGATTCACGACGGCTCGCTATTCCCCACCAGCATTGGTGCAAACCCACAATTGTCGGTCTACGGACTGACGGCACAACTGGCGAATTCACTGGCCCAGCGTTTGAAAAACCCATGA
- the coaD gene encoding pantetheine-phosphate adenylyltransferase, with protein MNRVLYPGTFDPITKGHGDLVERASRLFDHVIIAVAASPKKNPLFPLEQRVELAREVTKHLPNVEVVGFSTLLAHFAKDQNANVFLRGLRAVSDFEYEFQLANMNRQLAPDVESLFLTPSERYSFISSTLVREIAALGGDITKFVHPVVADALTERFKK; from the coding sequence ATGAACCGAGTGTTGTACCCAGGTACCTTCGACCCTATTACCAAGGGCCATGGCGATCTGGTCGAACGCGCCTCGCGCCTGTTCGATCACGTGATCATCGCCGTCGCCGCCAGCCCGAAGAAAAACCCGCTGTTTCCCTTGGAACAACGTGTGGAGCTGGCCCGCGAGGTCACCAAACATTTGCCGAACGTTGAAGTCGTCGGCTTCTCGACGCTGCTCGCGCATTTCGCCAAAGATCAGAACGCCAATGTGTTCCTGCGTGGTTTGCGCGCGGTGTCGGACTTCGAATATGAATTCCAGCTGGCCAATATGAACCGCCAACTGGCACCGGATGTGGAAAGCCTGTTTCTTACCCCGTCCGAGCGTTATTCGTTCATTTCCTCGACACTGGTCCGTGAAATCGCGGCCCTGGGCGGCGATATCACCAAGTTCGTCCACCCGGTGGTGGCCGATGCCCTCACCGAACGCTTCAAAAAGTAG
- a CDS encoding YfhL family 4Fe-4S dicluster ferredoxin gives MSLIITDDCINCDVCEPECPNAAISQGEEIYVIDPNLCTQCVGHYDEPQCQQVCPVDCIPLDEAHPETEEQLMEKYRKITGKA, from the coding sequence ATGTCCCTGATCATCACCGACGATTGCATCAACTGCGACGTCTGCGAACCCGAGTGCCCGAACGCCGCCATTTCCCAGGGCGAAGAGATCTACGTGATCGACCCGAACCTGTGCACGCAATGTGTCGGCCACTACGACGAACCGCAGTGCCAGCAGGTCTGCCCTGTGGATTGCATTCCACTGGACGAGGCCCATCCGGAAACTGAAGAACAGTTGATGGAGAAGTACCGGAAGATTACCGGTAAGGCTTGA
- the mutM gene encoding bifunctional DNA-formamidopyrimidine glycosylase/DNA-(apurinic or apyrimidinic site) lyase — MPELPEVETTRRGIAPHLEGQRVSRVIVRERRLRWPIPEDLDVRLSGQRIVLVERRAKYLLINAEVGTLISHLGMSGNLRLVEAGLPAAKHEHVDIELESGLALRYTDPRRFGAMLWSLDPLNHELLVRLGPEPLTDLFDGERLFQLSRGRSMAVKPFIMDNAVVVGVGNIYATEALFAAGIDPRREAKSISRGRYLKLAIEIKRILALAIERGGTTLRDFIGGDGQPGYFQQELFVYGRGGEHCKVCGTGLREVKLGQRASVFCPRCQS, encoded by the coding sequence ATGCCAGAACTGCCGGAAGTCGAAACCACCCGCCGCGGAATTGCACCGCACCTGGAAGGCCAGCGCGTCAGCCGGGTGATCGTGCGTGAGCGCCGTCTGCGCTGGCCGATCCCCGAAGACCTGGATGTGCGGCTGTCGGGCCAGCGCATCGTGCTGGTGGAACGGCGGGCCAAGTATTTACTGATCAATGCCGAAGTCGGCACGTTGATCAGCCATTTGGGCATGTCGGGGAATCTGCGGCTGGTGGAAGCCGGCTTGCCGGCGGCCAAGCATGAGCATGTGGACATCGAGCTGGAATCGGGCCTGGCCCTGCGTTACACCGACCCGCGTCGGTTCGGGGCGATGCTCTGGAGTCTCGACCCGCTGAATCACGAACTGCTGGTTCGCCTGGGGCCGGAGCCGTTGACCGATCTGTTCGATGGCGAGCGTCTGTTCCAGCTGTCTCGCGGGCGATCCATGGCGGTCAAGCCGTTCATCATGGATAACGCGGTGGTGGTTGGCGTCGGCAATATCTACGCAACCGAAGCGCTGTTTGCTGCCGGCATCGACCCGCGCCGCGAGGCCAAGAGCATTTCCCGGGGGCGTTATTTGAAGCTGGCGATCGAGATCAAGCGCATCCTGGCGCTCGCCATCGAACGGGGCGGTACCACGTTGCGGGACTTTATCGGCGGCGACGGCCAGCCGGGGTACTTCCAGCAGGAGCTGTTCGTATACGGCCGTGGCGGTGAACACTGCAAGGTCTGTGGCACGGGGCTGCGGGAAGTCAAACTCGGGCAGCGCGCCAGCGTCTTTTGTCCGCGCTGTCAGAGCTGA
- a CDS encoding HDOD domain-containing protein, whose product MPAQPQIMVDLQMEQYMPDPDLEVIAKLISQDPGLSGALLKIVNSPYYGLSNKITAIQRAVNLLGSRSIINLINAQSIKGELNDETIVTLNRFWDTAQDVAMTCLSLAKRVGVQAGDEAYALGLFHDCGIPLMLKKFPDYMKVLEQAYANASVECRVVDTENKHYNTNHAVVGYYTAKSWRLPEHVTQAIANHHNALAIFSDESCRNTPLKNLLAILKMAEHICASYRVLGNQSEDHEWNNVGHLVLDYIGLSEYDFETQKQEIRDLATR is encoded by the coding sequence GTGCCGGCCCAGCCGCAGATCATGGTGGATCTGCAGATGGAGCAATATATGCCCGACCCGGACCTGGAGGTGATCGCCAAACTGATCTCCCAGGACCCAGGCCTTTCGGGCGCTTTGTTGAAAATCGTCAATTCTCCGTACTACGGCTTGAGTAACAAGATCACCGCGATCCAGCGTGCAGTAAACCTGTTGGGCAGTCGTTCGATCATCAACCTGATCAACGCGCAGTCGATCAAGGGCGAGCTGAACGACGAGACCATCGTCACCCTCAACCGTTTCTGGGACACGGCGCAGGACGTGGCGATGACCTGCCTGAGCCTGGCCAAGCGCGTCGGTGTCCAGGCCGGCGATGAAGCTTATGCGCTGGGCCTGTTCCACGATTGCGGCATTCCGCTGATGCTCAAGAAATTCCCCGATTACATGAAAGTGCTGGAGCAGGCCTATGCCAACGCCAGCGTCGAATGCCGCGTGGTGGATACCGAGAACAAGCACTACAACACCAACCACGCCGTGGTCGGGTATTACACCGCCAAGTCCTGGCGTCTGCCGGAACATGTCACCCAGGCCATTGCCAACCATCACAATGCCCTGGCCATTTTCAGCGATGAGTCGTGCCGCAATACGCCGCTGAAGAACCTGCTGGCAATCCTGAAGATGGCCGAGCACATTTGTGCTTCCTATCGGGTGCTGGGCAACCAGTCTGAAGACCACGAATGGAACAATGTCGGGCATCTGGTGCTCGATTACATCGGTCTATCAGAATACGATTTCGAAACCCAGAAACAAGAAATTCGCGACCTCGCCACACGTTGA
- a CDS encoding class I SAM-dependent rRNA methyltransferase produces the protein MSLPSLRLKANADRRLRNGHLWVYSNEIDVAATPLHGFKAGDQAILEAAGGKPLGIVAMSPNNLICARLLSRDIKLPLDKSLLVHRLNVALSLRDRLFDKPFYRLVYGDSDLLPGLVVDRFGDILVVQIASATMEAHKDDVIAALTQVLKPSGILFKNDSAARDAEGLNRYVETVFGLVPEWVALEENGVKFEAPVIQGQKTGWFYDHRMNRARLAPYAKGKRVLDLYSYIGGWGVQAAAFGASEVFCVDASAFALDGVERNAALNGFAEKMTCIEGDVFEALKELKASEERFDVIVADPPAFIKRKKDMKNGEGAYRRLNEQAMRLLSKDGILVSASCSMHLPEDDLQNILLTSARHLDRNIQMLERGGQGPDHPVHPAIAETRYIKSITCRLLPNS, from the coding sequence ATGTCCCTGCCTAGCCTGCGCCTCAAAGCCAACGCCGACCGACGCCTGCGCAACGGTCACCTGTGGGTCTACAGCAACGAAATCGATGTAGCCGCCACCCCATTGCACGGCTTCAAGGCTGGCGATCAGGCGATCCTCGAAGCCGCCGGCGGCAAGCCGCTGGGCATCGTTGCCATGAGCCCGAACAATCTGATCTGCGCCCGCCTGCTGTCGCGCGACATCAAGTTGCCGCTGGACAAATCGCTGCTGGTGCATCGCCTGAACGTCGCCCTGTCGCTGCGCGATCGCCTGTTCGACAAGCCGTTCTATCGTCTGGTCTATGGCGACTCCGACCTGCTGCCAGGCCTGGTGGTCGACCGTTTCGGCGACATCCTGGTGGTCCAGATCGCTTCGGCGACCATGGAAGCTCACAAAGATGACGTGATCGCGGCCCTGACCCAAGTGCTCAAGCCAAGCGGCATCCTGTTCAAGAACGACTCCGCAGCCCGTGACGCCGAAGGCCTCAACCGTTACGTCGAAACCGTGTTCGGCCTGGTGCCGGAGTGGGTGGCGCTGGAAGAAAACGGCGTGAAGTTCGAAGCGCCGGTCATCCAGGGCCAGAAAACCGGCTGGTTCTATGACCACCGCATGAACCGCGCGCGTCTGGCACCTTATGCCAAAGGTAAACGCGTACTGGACTTGTACAGCTACATTGGTGGCTGGGGCGTGCAAGCGGCCGCCTTCGGCGCCAGTGAAGTGTTCTGCGTCGATGCGTCGGCCTTCGCCCTCGACGGCGTCGAGCGCAACGCCGCACTGAACGGTTTCGCCGAAAAAATGACCTGCATTGAAGGCGACGTGTTCGAAGCCCTCAAAGAGCTGAAAGCCAGCGAAGAACGTTTCGACGTCATCGTGGCCGACCCTCCTGCATTCATCAAACGCAAGAAAGATATGAAAAACGGTGAAGGTGCCTACCGTCGCCTGAACGAACAAGCCATGCGCCTGCTCAGCAAGGACGGCATCCTGGTCAGCGCATCGTGCTCGATGCACCTGCCGGAAGACGATTTGCAGAACATCCTGCTGACCAGCGCCCGTCACCTGGACCGCAACATCCAGATGCTGGAGCGCGGCGGACAAGGCCCGGATCACCCGGTTCACCCAGCCATTGCCGAAACCCGCTACATCAAGAGCATTACCTGCCGTCTGCTGCCAAACAGCTGA